A portion of the Heliangelus exortis chromosome 28, bHelExo1.hap1, whole genome shotgun sequence genome contains these proteins:
- the KLHL26 gene encoding kelch-like protein 26 isoform X1, protein MAESGGAEFGAERPSSMADKNSTLKCTFSAPGHSTTLLQGLASLRAQAQLLDVILTINNEVFQVHKVVLAACSDYFRAMFTGGMREASQDVIELKGVSAKGLKHIIDFAYSAEVTLDLDCIQDVLGAAVFLQMVPVVELCEEFLKSAMSVETCLNIGQMATTFSLSSLKESVDAFTFRHFLQISEEEDFLHLPLERLVFFLQSNKLKSCSEIDLFRAAVRWLQYDPGRRASASQVLCHIRFPLMKSSELVDSVQTLDIMVEDVLCRQYLLEAFNYQILPFRQHEMQSPRTAIRSDVLSLVTFGGTPYTDNDRTVSSKAYCLPEPGARQFKELTEMEVGSSHSCVAVLDNFVYIVGGQHLQYRSGEGAVDICYRYDPHLNRWLRIQAMQESRIQFQLNVLRGMVYATGGRNRSGSLASVEKYSPKNNEWTYVCSLKRRTWGHAGATVGDKLYISGGYGISVEDKKALHCYDPAVDQWEFKTPMNEPRVLHAMVSANKRIYALGGRMDHVDRCFDVLAVEYYVPETDQWTTVSPMRAGQSEAGCCLLEKKIYIVGGYNWHLNNVTSIVQVYNTETDEWERDLHFPESFAGIACAPVILPQVTTQR, encoded by the exons CATGGCTGACAAGAACAGCACCCTGAAATGCACGTTCTCTGCTCCTGGCCACAGCACCACTCTACTGCAGGGACTGGCCTCGCTCCGAGCTCAGGCTCAGCTGCTTGATGTCATCCTCACTATAAATAATGAAGTGTTTCAGGTTCATAAAGTTGTCTTGGCTGCCTGCAGTGACTATTTCAG GGCAATGTTCACAGGTGGGATGAGAGAAGCCAGCCAAGATGTGATCGAACTGAAAGGTGTTTCTGCAAAGGGCCTGAAGCACATCATAGACTTTGCCTACAGTGCTGAAGTGACTCTTGATCTCGACTGCATTCAggatgtgctgggagctgctgtcttCCTCCAGATGGTGCCTGTCGTGGAGCTCTGTGAAGAATTCCTGAAGTCTGCCATGAGCGTGGAAACGTGTCTCAACATCGGGCAGATGGCCACCACCTTTAGCCTCTCATCCTTGAAGGAATCAGTCGACGCCTTCACTTTTAGACATTTCCTCCAGATCTCTGAAGAGGAGGATTTCCTCCACCTGCCCCTGGAGCGGCTCGTCTTCTTCTTGCAGAGCAACAAGTTGAAAAGCTGCAGCGAGATCGACCTCTTCCGCGCCGCCGTCCGCTGGCTGCAGTACGACCCCGGCCGCCGTGCCAGCGCCAGCCAAGTCCTCTGCCACATCCGCTTCCCCCTGATGAAATCCTCGGAGCTGGTGGACAGCGTCCAGACCTTGGACATCATGGTGGAAGACGTCTTGTGCCGCCAGTATTTGTTGGAAGCCTTCAACTACCAGATCCTCCCCTTCCGCCAGCACGAGATGCAGTCCCCCCGCACCGCCATCCGCTCGGACGTCCTGTCCCTCGTCACCTTCGGGGGCACCCCCTACACCGACAACGACCGCACCGTCAGCTCCAAAGCCTACTGCCTGCCCGAGCCCGGCGCCCGGCAGTTCAAGGAGCTGACGGAGATGGAGGTGGGAAGCAGCCACTCCTGCGTGGCCGTGCTCGACAACTTCGTCTACATCGTGGGAGGGCAGCACCTGCAGTACCGGAGCGGAGAGGGAGCCGTTGATATCTGCTACCGCTACGACCCCCACCTCAACCGGTGGCTGCGGATCCAAGCCATGCAGGAGAGCAGGATCCAGTTCCAACTCAACGTCCTCCGGGGAATGGTCTACGCCACCGGCGGGAGGAACCGCTCGGGCAGCTTGGCTTCCGTGGAGAAGTATAGTCCCAAAAACAACGAGTGGACTTACGTCTGCTCCCTGAAACGCCGGACGTGGGGCCACGCCGGGGCCACGGTGGGTGACAAGCTGTACATCTCGGGTGGGTACGGGATTTCGGTGGAGGACAAGAAAGCCCTGCACTGTTACGACCCCGCCGTGGATCAGTGGGAGTTTAAAACCCCCATGAATGAACCCAGAGTGCTGCACGCCATGGTGAGTGCAAACAAGAGGATTTATGCTCTGGGAGGCAGGATGGACCACGTGGACCGGTGCTTTGACGTCCTGGCTGTGGAGTACTACGTGCCTGAAACAGACCAGTGGACAACAGTCAGCCCCATGCGGGCCGGGCAGTCGGAAGCGGGCTGCTGTCTGCTGGAGAAGAAGATTTACATTGTAGGGGGTTACAACTGGCACCTGAACAACGTCACCAGCATCGTGCAGGTGTACAACACCGAAACGGATGAGTGGGAAAGGGACCTGCACTTCCCAGAGTCTTTTGCTGGGATAGCCTGTGCTCCTGTCATCCTGCCACAGGTCACCACCCAGAGGTAG
- the KLHL26 gene encoding kelch-like protein 26 isoform X2: MADKNSTLKCTFSAPGHSTTLLQGLASLRAQAQLLDVILTINNEVFQVHKVVLAACSDYFRAMFTGGMREASQDVIELKGVSAKGLKHIIDFAYSAEVTLDLDCIQDVLGAAVFLQMVPVVELCEEFLKSAMSVETCLNIGQMATTFSLSSLKESVDAFTFRHFLQISEEEDFLHLPLERLVFFLQSNKLKSCSEIDLFRAAVRWLQYDPGRRASASQVLCHIRFPLMKSSELVDSVQTLDIMVEDVLCRQYLLEAFNYQILPFRQHEMQSPRTAIRSDVLSLVTFGGTPYTDNDRTVSSKAYCLPEPGARQFKELTEMEVGSSHSCVAVLDNFVYIVGGQHLQYRSGEGAVDICYRYDPHLNRWLRIQAMQESRIQFQLNVLRGMVYATGGRNRSGSLASVEKYSPKNNEWTYVCSLKRRTWGHAGATVGDKLYISGGYGISVEDKKALHCYDPAVDQWEFKTPMNEPRVLHAMVSANKRIYALGGRMDHVDRCFDVLAVEYYVPETDQWTTVSPMRAGQSEAGCCLLEKKIYIVGGYNWHLNNVTSIVQVYNTETDEWERDLHFPESFAGIACAPVILPQVTTQR; this comes from the exons ATGGCTGACAAGAACAGCACCCTGAAATGCACGTTCTCTGCTCCTGGCCACAGCACCACTCTACTGCAGGGACTGGCCTCGCTCCGAGCTCAGGCTCAGCTGCTTGATGTCATCCTCACTATAAATAATGAAGTGTTTCAGGTTCATAAAGTTGTCTTGGCTGCCTGCAGTGACTATTTCAG GGCAATGTTCACAGGTGGGATGAGAGAAGCCAGCCAAGATGTGATCGAACTGAAAGGTGTTTCTGCAAAGGGCCTGAAGCACATCATAGACTTTGCCTACAGTGCTGAAGTGACTCTTGATCTCGACTGCATTCAggatgtgctgggagctgctgtcttCCTCCAGATGGTGCCTGTCGTGGAGCTCTGTGAAGAATTCCTGAAGTCTGCCATGAGCGTGGAAACGTGTCTCAACATCGGGCAGATGGCCACCACCTTTAGCCTCTCATCCTTGAAGGAATCAGTCGACGCCTTCACTTTTAGACATTTCCTCCAGATCTCTGAAGAGGAGGATTTCCTCCACCTGCCCCTGGAGCGGCTCGTCTTCTTCTTGCAGAGCAACAAGTTGAAAAGCTGCAGCGAGATCGACCTCTTCCGCGCCGCCGTCCGCTGGCTGCAGTACGACCCCGGCCGCCGTGCCAGCGCCAGCCAAGTCCTCTGCCACATCCGCTTCCCCCTGATGAAATCCTCGGAGCTGGTGGACAGCGTCCAGACCTTGGACATCATGGTGGAAGACGTCTTGTGCCGCCAGTATTTGTTGGAAGCCTTCAACTACCAGATCCTCCCCTTCCGCCAGCACGAGATGCAGTCCCCCCGCACCGCCATCCGCTCGGACGTCCTGTCCCTCGTCACCTTCGGGGGCACCCCCTACACCGACAACGACCGCACCGTCAGCTCCAAAGCCTACTGCCTGCCCGAGCCCGGCGCCCGGCAGTTCAAGGAGCTGACGGAGATGGAGGTGGGAAGCAGCCACTCCTGCGTGGCCGTGCTCGACAACTTCGTCTACATCGTGGGAGGGCAGCACCTGCAGTACCGGAGCGGAGAGGGAGCCGTTGATATCTGCTACCGCTACGACCCCCACCTCAACCGGTGGCTGCGGATCCAAGCCATGCAGGAGAGCAGGATCCAGTTCCAACTCAACGTCCTCCGGGGAATGGTCTACGCCACCGGCGGGAGGAACCGCTCGGGCAGCTTGGCTTCCGTGGAGAAGTATAGTCCCAAAAACAACGAGTGGACTTACGTCTGCTCCCTGAAACGCCGGACGTGGGGCCACGCCGGGGCCACGGTGGGTGACAAGCTGTACATCTCGGGTGGGTACGGGATTTCGGTGGAGGACAAGAAAGCCCTGCACTGTTACGACCCCGCCGTGGATCAGTGGGAGTTTAAAACCCCCATGAATGAACCCAGAGTGCTGCACGCCATGGTGAGTGCAAACAAGAGGATTTATGCTCTGGGAGGCAGGATGGACCACGTGGACCGGTGCTTTGACGTCCTGGCTGTGGAGTACTACGTGCCTGAAACAGACCAGTGGACAACAGTCAGCCCCATGCGGGCCGGGCAGTCGGAAGCGGGCTGCTGTCTGCTGGAGAAGAAGATTTACATTGTAGGGGGTTACAACTGGCACCTGAACAACGTCACCAGCATCGTGCAGGTGTACAACACCGAAACGGATGAGTGGGAAAGGGACCTGCACTTCCCAGAGTCTTTTGCTGGGATAGCCTGTGCTCCTGTCATCCTGCCACAGGTCACCACCCAGAGGTAG
- the KLHL26 gene encoding kelch-like protein 26 isoform X3, with the protein MAESGGAEFGAERPSRAMFTGGMREASQDVIELKGVSAKGLKHIIDFAYSAEVTLDLDCIQDVLGAAVFLQMVPVVELCEEFLKSAMSVETCLNIGQMATTFSLSSLKESVDAFTFRHFLQISEEEDFLHLPLERLVFFLQSNKLKSCSEIDLFRAAVRWLQYDPGRRASASQVLCHIRFPLMKSSELVDSVQTLDIMVEDVLCRQYLLEAFNYQILPFRQHEMQSPRTAIRSDVLSLVTFGGTPYTDNDRTVSSKAYCLPEPGARQFKELTEMEVGSSHSCVAVLDNFVYIVGGQHLQYRSGEGAVDICYRYDPHLNRWLRIQAMQESRIQFQLNVLRGMVYATGGRNRSGSLASVEKYSPKNNEWTYVCSLKRRTWGHAGATVGDKLYISGGYGISVEDKKALHCYDPAVDQWEFKTPMNEPRVLHAMVSANKRIYALGGRMDHVDRCFDVLAVEYYVPETDQWTTVSPMRAGQSEAGCCLLEKKIYIVGGYNWHLNNVTSIVQVYNTETDEWERDLHFPESFAGIACAPVILPQVTTQR; encoded by the coding sequence GGCAATGTTCACAGGTGGGATGAGAGAAGCCAGCCAAGATGTGATCGAACTGAAAGGTGTTTCTGCAAAGGGCCTGAAGCACATCATAGACTTTGCCTACAGTGCTGAAGTGACTCTTGATCTCGACTGCATTCAggatgtgctgggagctgctgtcttCCTCCAGATGGTGCCTGTCGTGGAGCTCTGTGAAGAATTCCTGAAGTCTGCCATGAGCGTGGAAACGTGTCTCAACATCGGGCAGATGGCCACCACCTTTAGCCTCTCATCCTTGAAGGAATCAGTCGACGCCTTCACTTTTAGACATTTCCTCCAGATCTCTGAAGAGGAGGATTTCCTCCACCTGCCCCTGGAGCGGCTCGTCTTCTTCTTGCAGAGCAACAAGTTGAAAAGCTGCAGCGAGATCGACCTCTTCCGCGCCGCCGTCCGCTGGCTGCAGTACGACCCCGGCCGCCGTGCCAGCGCCAGCCAAGTCCTCTGCCACATCCGCTTCCCCCTGATGAAATCCTCGGAGCTGGTGGACAGCGTCCAGACCTTGGACATCATGGTGGAAGACGTCTTGTGCCGCCAGTATTTGTTGGAAGCCTTCAACTACCAGATCCTCCCCTTCCGCCAGCACGAGATGCAGTCCCCCCGCACCGCCATCCGCTCGGACGTCCTGTCCCTCGTCACCTTCGGGGGCACCCCCTACACCGACAACGACCGCACCGTCAGCTCCAAAGCCTACTGCCTGCCCGAGCCCGGCGCCCGGCAGTTCAAGGAGCTGACGGAGATGGAGGTGGGAAGCAGCCACTCCTGCGTGGCCGTGCTCGACAACTTCGTCTACATCGTGGGAGGGCAGCACCTGCAGTACCGGAGCGGAGAGGGAGCCGTTGATATCTGCTACCGCTACGACCCCCACCTCAACCGGTGGCTGCGGATCCAAGCCATGCAGGAGAGCAGGATCCAGTTCCAACTCAACGTCCTCCGGGGAATGGTCTACGCCACCGGCGGGAGGAACCGCTCGGGCAGCTTGGCTTCCGTGGAGAAGTATAGTCCCAAAAACAACGAGTGGACTTACGTCTGCTCCCTGAAACGCCGGACGTGGGGCCACGCCGGGGCCACGGTGGGTGACAAGCTGTACATCTCGGGTGGGTACGGGATTTCGGTGGAGGACAAGAAAGCCCTGCACTGTTACGACCCCGCCGTGGATCAGTGGGAGTTTAAAACCCCCATGAATGAACCCAGAGTGCTGCACGCCATGGTGAGTGCAAACAAGAGGATTTATGCTCTGGGAGGCAGGATGGACCACGTGGACCGGTGCTTTGACGTCCTGGCTGTGGAGTACTACGTGCCTGAAACAGACCAGTGGACAACAGTCAGCCCCATGCGGGCCGGGCAGTCGGAAGCGGGCTGCTGTCTGCTGGAGAAGAAGATTTACATTGTAGGGGGTTACAACTGGCACCTGAACAACGTCACCAGCATCGTGCAGGTGTACAACACCGAAACGGATGAGTGGGAAAGGGACCTGCACTTCCCAGAGTCTTTTGCTGGGATAGCCTGTGCTCCTGTCATCCTGCCACAGGTCACCACCCAGAGGTAG
- the KLHL26 gene encoding kelch-like protein 26 isoform X4, which translates to MFTGGMREASQDVIELKGVSAKGLKHIIDFAYSAEVTLDLDCIQDVLGAAVFLQMVPVVELCEEFLKSAMSVETCLNIGQMATTFSLSSLKESVDAFTFRHFLQISEEEDFLHLPLERLVFFLQSNKLKSCSEIDLFRAAVRWLQYDPGRRASASQVLCHIRFPLMKSSELVDSVQTLDIMVEDVLCRQYLLEAFNYQILPFRQHEMQSPRTAIRSDVLSLVTFGGTPYTDNDRTVSSKAYCLPEPGARQFKELTEMEVGSSHSCVAVLDNFVYIVGGQHLQYRSGEGAVDICYRYDPHLNRWLRIQAMQESRIQFQLNVLRGMVYATGGRNRSGSLASVEKYSPKNNEWTYVCSLKRRTWGHAGATVGDKLYISGGYGISVEDKKALHCYDPAVDQWEFKTPMNEPRVLHAMVSANKRIYALGGRMDHVDRCFDVLAVEYYVPETDQWTTVSPMRAGQSEAGCCLLEKKIYIVGGYNWHLNNVTSIVQVYNTETDEWERDLHFPESFAGIACAPVILPQVTTQR; encoded by the coding sequence ATGTTCACAGGTGGGATGAGAGAAGCCAGCCAAGATGTGATCGAACTGAAAGGTGTTTCTGCAAAGGGCCTGAAGCACATCATAGACTTTGCCTACAGTGCTGAAGTGACTCTTGATCTCGACTGCATTCAggatgtgctgggagctgctgtcttCCTCCAGATGGTGCCTGTCGTGGAGCTCTGTGAAGAATTCCTGAAGTCTGCCATGAGCGTGGAAACGTGTCTCAACATCGGGCAGATGGCCACCACCTTTAGCCTCTCATCCTTGAAGGAATCAGTCGACGCCTTCACTTTTAGACATTTCCTCCAGATCTCTGAAGAGGAGGATTTCCTCCACCTGCCCCTGGAGCGGCTCGTCTTCTTCTTGCAGAGCAACAAGTTGAAAAGCTGCAGCGAGATCGACCTCTTCCGCGCCGCCGTCCGCTGGCTGCAGTACGACCCCGGCCGCCGTGCCAGCGCCAGCCAAGTCCTCTGCCACATCCGCTTCCCCCTGATGAAATCCTCGGAGCTGGTGGACAGCGTCCAGACCTTGGACATCATGGTGGAAGACGTCTTGTGCCGCCAGTATTTGTTGGAAGCCTTCAACTACCAGATCCTCCCCTTCCGCCAGCACGAGATGCAGTCCCCCCGCACCGCCATCCGCTCGGACGTCCTGTCCCTCGTCACCTTCGGGGGCACCCCCTACACCGACAACGACCGCACCGTCAGCTCCAAAGCCTACTGCCTGCCCGAGCCCGGCGCCCGGCAGTTCAAGGAGCTGACGGAGATGGAGGTGGGAAGCAGCCACTCCTGCGTGGCCGTGCTCGACAACTTCGTCTACATCGTGGGAGGGCAGCACCTGCAGTACCGGAGCGGAGAGGGAGCCGTTGATATCTGCTACCGCTACGACCCCCACCTCAACCGGTGGCTGCGGATCCAAGCCATGCAGGAGAGCAGGATCCAGTTCCAACTCAACGTCCTCCGGGGAATGGTCTACGCCACCGGCGGGAGGAACCGCTCGGGCAGCTTGGCTTCCGTGGAGAAGTATAGTCCCAAAAACAACGAGTGGACTTACGTCTGCTCCCTGAAACGCCGGACGTGGGGCCACGCCGGGGCCACGGTGGGTGACAAGCTGTACATCTCGGGTGGGTACGGGATTTCGGTGGAGGACAAGAAAGCCCTGCACTGTTACGACCCCGCCGTGGATCAGTGGGAGTTTAAAACCCCCATGAATGAACCCAGAGTGCTGCACGCCATGGTGAGTGCAAACAAGAGGATTTATGCTCTGGGAGGCAGGATGGACCACGTGGACCGGTGCTTTGACGTCCTGGCTGTGGAGTACTACGTGCCTGAAACAGACCAGTGGACAACAGTCAGCCCCATGCGGGCCGGGCAGTCGGAAGCGGGCTGCTGTCTGCTGGAGAAGAAGATTTACATTGTAGGGGGTTACAACTGGCACCTGAACAACGTCACCAGCATCGTGCAGGTGTACAACACCGAAACGGATGAGTGGGAAAGGGACCTGCACTTCCCAGAGTCTTTTGCTGGGATAGCCTGTGCTCCTGTCATCCTGCCACAGGTCACCACCCAGAGGTAG